A section of the Pseudomonas flavescens genome encodes:
- a CDS encoding DUF2868 domain-containing protein has product MALPKLQRLWLCEAVRLREEHAGLLEDSEANRRAQVAGGDLATRIENRALLLAERDGQQQAQRHWLQGARLALLLLGLLALASGTGLAVAALGDGQTPVNVFWALGSLLGLHLLMLLGWLIGLLFGGGHGAVLGRLWLWLSEKLARDASALHTGPALVLLLRRQRLNRWLVGMAVHGLWLVALTTALLMLLALLSTRRYGFVWETTLLGGDTFVALTQALGALPGLLGFPVPDAATVRASGDSPLPLESARHAWAGWLIGVVVLYGLLPRLLLGLVCLWRWRSGVAHLQLDVDLPGYGLLRDRLQPNSERLGVCDAEPAQLYQVQSGAGVDASQGALLVAIELDDRRPWPPQLPKSVADAGIIDSREQRRQLLDQLTRFPPARLAIACDPRRSPDRGSLALLAELARCAGETRIWLLPPPSGESLDGERLGDWHSALDRLQLEHRNSSPLTWLETGHD; this is encoded by the coding sequence GTGGCCTTACCCAAGCTGCAACGCCTATGGCTCTGCGAGGCCGTACGCCTGCGAGAAGAACATGCCGGGCTGCTCGAGGACAGCGAAGCCAACCGCCGTGCTCAGGTGGCAGGCGGTGACCTGGCCACCCGCATCGAAAACCGCGCCCTGCTGCTCGCCGAGCGCGATGGCCAGCAGCAGGCGCAGCGCCATTGGCTGCAAGGCGCACGCCTGGCGTTGCTGCTGCTCGGCCTGCTGGCCCTGGCCAGTGGCACGGGCCTGGCGGTAGCCGCACTGGGCGACGGACAAACGCCGGTCAACGTGTTCTGGGCCCTGGGTAGCCTGCTCGGCCTGCACCTGCTGATGTTGCTTGGCTGGCTGATCGGCCTGCTGTTTGGCGGCGGCCATGGCGCGGTGCTCGGGCGCCTCTGGCTGTGGCTCAGCGAGAAGCTGGCCCGCGATGCCAGCGCGCTGCACACCGGCCCCGCCCTGGTCCTGCTACTGCGTCGCCAGCGCCTCAATCGCTGGTTGGTCGGCATGGCCGTACACGGGCTCTGGCTGGTGGCACTGACCACCGCCCTGCTGATGCTCCTCGCACTGCTGTCTACCCGCCGTTATGGCTTCGTATGGGAAACCACCTTGCTGGGCGGCGATACCTTCGTCGCCCTCACCCAGGCCCTCGGCGCCCTGCCCGGCCTGCTGGGTTTTCCGGTTCCCGATGCCGCCACCGTACGCGCCAGTGGCGACAGCCCGCTGCCGCTGGAGTCGGCCCGGCATGCCTGGGCCGGCTGGCTGATCGGCGTGGTCGTGCTCTACGGCTTGCTGCCACGCTTGCTGCTGGGGCTGGTATGCCTGTGGCGCTGGCGTAGCGGCGTGGCCCACCTGCAACTGGACGTCGACCTGCCCGGTTACGGCCTGCTGCGCGACCGCCTGCAACCCAACAGCGAACGCCTGGGCGTGTGCGATGCAGAGCCGGCGCAGCTTTATCAAGTGCAGTCCGGCGCCGGCGTCGACGCCAGCCAGGGCGCGCTGCTGGTGGCCATCGAGCTGGACGACCGGCGCCCCTGGCCACCGCAGTTGCCCAAGTCGGTGGCCGACGCCGGGATCATCGACAGCCGCGAGCAGCGCCGCCAACTCCTCGACCAGCTCACCCGCTTTCCGCCCGCTCGCCTGGCCATCGCTTGCGATCCACGGCGCTCGCCGGACCGCGGCAGCCTGGCGTTGCTCGCCGAGCTGGCACGCTGCGCCGGCGAAACACGCATCTGGCTGCTACCGCCGCCGTCCGGGGAAAGCCTCGACGGCGAACGTCTGGGTGACTGGCATAGTGCGCTGGATCGATTGCAGCTTGAGCATCGCAACAGTTCGCCATTGACCTGGCTGGAGACGGGCCATGACTAG
- a CDS encoding RNA polymerase sigma factor — translation MSSWNAQLTRLFLEHKQALEAFVARRIGSRQVAADLTQETFLRLARMPGDARIDNLRAFLFTVAGNLVLDHQRQALRRGLVEGELPADEAVCPAPGIADCLAAEQEQTLLSDAIAALPEQRRRIFLLYHVEGMAYREIATCEATTVRSVEYHLRQALIDCRSFIKKRLQPKPPSGTSPP, via the coding sequence TTGTCGTCCTGGAATGCCCAACTCACCCGACTGTTTCTGGAGCACAAGCAGGCTCTGGAGGCATTCGTTGCGCGGCGAATCGGCAGCCGCCAGGTGGCCGCCGACCTGACTCAGGAGACCTTCCTGCGGCTGGCGCGCATGCCGGGCGATGCGCGTATCGATAATCTGCGCGCGTTTCTTTTCACCGTAGCCGGCAACCTGGTACTCGACCATCAGCGCCAGGCGTTGCGCCGAGGGCTGGTAGAGGGCGAGTTGCCGGCCGACGAGGCTGTCTGTCCGGCGCCAGGCATTGCCGACTGCCTGGCGGCCGAACAGGAGCAGACGCTGCTGAGCGATGCCATCGCAGCGCTGCCTGAGCAGCGGCGGCGGATTTTCCTACTTTACCATGTCGAGGGCATGGCTTACCGCGAGATCGCCACGTGCGAGGCGACCACGGTGCGCAGCGTGGAATATCATCTGCGCCAAGCGTTGATCGATTGCCGGTCTTTCATCAAGAAGCGCTTGCAGCCGAAACCGCCATCAGGAACTTCCCCGCCATGA
- a CDS encoding FecR family protein: MTDDELFAQASAWHFRLQAEDVSAHERQAFTDWLAQSDRHGQAWDEAQVLLAALQPAARQAHRSLAKTPRTAWPWATAAALLLALGLAWQTPWADRLRADHYTVVGESQSIDLADGSRIELNTDAALNVEFAHGERRIRLLRGEAWFDVRHDASRPFVVESDGVQVRVLGTQFGVARQDGHTRVQLVQGRVEASVAGDAKVVLAPGQAVDATRRQLAAVKTFDVDQAFAWRQRQLVFRQQPLGEVIRELNRYWPGRILVFDQALERRAVSGVFEIDKPEAVLRALQLTLGLQARQYTPYVTVLQPGMAATPN; this comes from the coding sequence ATGACCGACGACGAATTATTTGCCCAGGCCAGTGCCTGGCATTTTCGTTTGCAGGCCGAGGACGTCAGTGCGCATGAGCGTCAGGCATTCACTGACTGGCTGGCGCAAAGCGACAGGCATGGCCAGGCGTGGGACGAGGCGCAGGTGCTCCTTGCGGCCTTGCAGCCTGCCGCGCGCCAGGCGCATCGGTCGCTTGCGAAAACGCCCCGCACCGCCTGGCCGTGGGCCACCGCCGCGGCGCTGTTGCTGGCCTTGGGTCTTGCCTGGCAGACGCCATGGGCGGATCGCCTGCGTGCCGATCACTACACGGTCGTCGGGGAAAGCCAGTCCATCGATCTGGCCGACGGCTCGCGCATCGAGCTCAATACCGATGCAGCGTTAAACGTCGAATTCGCCCACGGTGAGCGGCGCATTCGCCTGCTGCGCGGCGAGGCCTGGTTTGACGTCAGGCACGATGCCAGCCGGCCGTTCGTGGTGGAAAGCGACGGCGTGCAGGTGCGCGTGCTCGGCACCCAATTCGGCGTGGCCCGGCAGGATGGTCATACCCGGGTGCAATTGGTGCAAGGGCGGGTCGAGGCCAGTGTAGCGGGCGACGCCAAGGTCGTGTTGGCACCGGGGCAGGCGGTGGATGCGACGCGTCGCCAGCTCGCTGCGGTGAAAACCTTCGACGTCGACCAGGCGTTTGCCTGGCGGCAGCGGCAACTGGTGTTTCGCCAACAACCGCTCGGTGAGGTGATCCGCGAGCTTAATCGTTACTGGCCAGGGCGCATTCTGGTCTTCGATCAGGCGCTCGAACGGCGCGCGGTGTCCGGGGTGTTCGAGATCGACAAGCCCGAAGCGGTGCTGCGCGCGCTGCAACTCACCCTTGGTTTGCAAGCCCGGCAGTACACCCCGTACGTGACTGTGCTGCAGCCTGGCATGGCGGCCACGCCAAACTGA
- a CDS encoding uracil-xanthine permease family protein, with protein MQPVDPKRDELIYGLEDRPRPLVAILAALQHLLAIIVPIVTPGLLICQALGVSARDTNLIVSMSLVISGIATYVQCRRFGPLGAGLLVVQGTSFNFVGPLIAGGALMVKQGTPVEAVMAAIFGVVIAGSFVEIGISRILPFVKKLITPLVTGIVVLMIGLTLIKVGLISMGGGYGAMANGTFANGENLLLSGVVLAVIVALNRIPVVWMRSCAIVIALLVGYALAGYLGRLDFTGMHQAELFQVPTPLHFGLGFSWSLFIPMLVIYLVTSLEAIGDVTATSKVSKQPVEGPLWMQRIKGGVLVNGVNSLLAGVFNTFPSSIFAQNNGVIQLTGIASRHIGVWIALMLVILGLFPAVAGVIQAVPEPVLGGAAMVMFGAVAASGINILAGIDLDRRALLIIAVSLALGLGVSQVPEFLAHMPAALRNVLESGVATGGICALLLNWFLPESPAKGEQSDH; from the coding sequence ATGCAACCAGTCGACCCCAAGCGTGACGAACTGATCTATGGCCTCGAAGACCGCCCGCGTCCGCTGGTGGCGATCCTCGCCGCCCTGCAGCATCTGCTGGCGATCATCGTGCCGATCGTCACCCCCGGCCTGCTGATCTGCCAGGCTCTGGGCGTGTCGGCCCGCGACACCAACCTGATCGTTTCCATGAGCCTGGTGATCTCCGGTATCGCCACCTACGTGCAGTGCCGTCGCTTCGGCCCGCTGGGCGCCGGGCTGCTGGTCGTGCAAGGCACCAGCTTCAACTTCGTCGGCCCACTGATTGCCGGCGGCGCGCTGATGGTCAAGCAGGGCACACCGGTCGAAGCCGTGATGGCGGCGATCTTCGGCGTGGTGATCGCAGGCTCGTTCGTCGAGATCGGCATCTCGCGCATCCTGCCGTTCGTGAAAAAACTGATTACCCCGCTGGTCACCGGCATCGTGGTGCTGATGATCGGCCTGACGCTGATCAAGGTCGGCCTGATCAGCATGGGTGGCGGCTACGGCGCCATGGCCAACGGCACCTTCGCCAATGGCGAGAACCTGCTGCTGTCCGGCGTGGTGCTGGCCGTGATCGTGGCGCTCAACCGCATTCCCGTGGTGTGGATGCGCAGCTGCGCGATCGTCATTGCCCTGCTGGTCGGCTATGCGCTGGCCGGTTACCTGGGCCGCCTGGACTTCACCGGCATGCACCAGGCCGAGCTGTTCCAGGTGCCAACGCCCCTGCACTTCGGCCTCGGCTTCTCCTGGAGCCTGTTCATCCCGATGCTGGTGATCTATCTGGTGACCTCCCTGGAGGCCATCGGTGACGTGACCGCCACCAGCAAGGTGTCCAAGCAGCCCGTCGAAGGCCCGCTGTGGATGCAGCGAATCAAGGGCGGCGTGCTGGTCAACGGCGTCAATTCGCTGCTGGCGGGCGTGTTCAATACCTTCCCCAGCTCGATCTTCGCCCAGAACAACGGCGTGATTCAGCTGACCGGCATCGCCAGCCGCCACATCGGCGTGTGGATCGCGCTGATGCTGGTGATCCTCGGCCTGTTCCCGGCAGTGGCCGGGGTCATCCAGGCGGTACCGGAGCCGGTACTCGGCGGTGCGGCCATGGTGATGTTCGGCGCCGTGGCGGCCTCGGGCATCAACATCCTGGCGGGCATCGATCTGGATCGCCGCGCGCTGCTGATCATCGCCGTGTCCCTGGCCCTCGGCCTTGGCGTGTCGCAGGTGCCGGAGTTCCTCGCCCACATGCCTGCAGCACTGCGCAACGTACTGGAGTCCGGCGTGGCCACCGGCGGCATCTGCGCCCTGCTGCTCAACTGGTTCCTACCGGAAAGCCCGGCGAAGGGCGAGCAGAGCGATCACTGA
- a CDS encoding TonB-dependent siderophore receptor produces the protein MPLMAHAQQAAQGDSGSTVVLEPQDGTLELEATSVTSNQLGTITEESQSYTPGSIATATRLVLTPRETPQSISVVTRKRMDDFGLTSIDDVMRHTPGVSIVTYDTERTEYYARGFAINNFQYDGIPMSRDSAYSAGNTLSDMAIYDRIEVLKGATGLLTGSGDPGATINLIRKKPTHEFSGHLSAGIGSWDDYRTEIDVGGPLTPTGNVRGRAVAAYQDKHSFQDNYERKTNVYYGILEFDLSEDTLLSVGADYQDNKPEGSSWGSMPIFDSNGNFNKVSRSFNPGTNWSGWEQYTRTVFATLEHNFANGWLAKMQLNHQINGYDATLGSASAGNPNPADGSGARQWQGKYVGETKADAADGYVSGSYQLFGREHELVVGGSIARRKTDRDGYAFFGPDVDDFYSWNGNVPEPDWGAPTNDKETIRENGLYTTSRFNLQDDLKLILGARLANYRGEDTKKSGVVVPYAGLIYDLTDTISAYTSYTTIFKPQSSRDRQGRTLEPQEGDNYEIGLKGEFYDGRLNASLAYFEIHQDNRPQADGFINGTAEQAFRAVQGVKTKGYEAEVSGELTPGWQLQAGYSHKIARVDGRKLSTVEPEDQFSVYTTYNLKGQLEPLTVGGGARWQSRSWGSVWNAPRARNEDFGQSAYWLLDVMAKYQVTDNLSATLNVNNLLDKKYLTIMDFYSVYSWGEPRNVMLTTRYDF, from the coding sequence ATGCCGCTGATGGCCCACGCGCAACAGGCCGCACAGGGCGATAGTGGCAGTACCGTGGTCCTCGAGCCTCAGGACGGAACACTCGAACTGGAGGCCACCTCGGTCACCAGCAACCAGCTCGGTACCATCACCGAGGAATCCCAATCCTACACGCCGGGCTCCATCGCCACTGCGACCCGTCTGGTACTGACGCCGCGCGAAACGCCGCAGTCGATCAGCGTGGTCACGCGCAAGCGCATGGATGATTTCGGGCTCACCAGCATCGACGACGTAATGCGTCACACCCCGGGAGTCAGCATCGTCACCTATGACACCGAGCGTACCGAGTACTACGCTCGTGGTTTTGCCATCAACAACTTCCAGTACGACGGCATTCCAATGTCGCGCGACTCTGCTTACTCGGCAGGCAATACCTTGAGCGATATGGCGATCTATGACCGTATCGAAGTGCTCAAGGGGGCTACCGGCCTGCTGACGGGTAGCGGTGACCCGGGTGCGACCATCAACCTGATCCGCAAGAAACCAACTCACGAATTCTCAGGGCATCTTTCCGCTGGCATCGGATCGTGGGACGACTACCGCACCGAGATCGATGTCGGTGGCCCGCTGACCCCTACTGGCAACGTACGCGGTCGTGCAGTCGCAGCCTATCAGGACAAGCATTCGTTCCAGGACAACTATGAGCGCAAGACCAACGTCTATTACGGCATTCTCGAGTTCGACCTGAGCGAAGACACGCTGCTCAGCGTTGGGGCCGACTATCAGGACAACAAGCCGGAAGGATCGAGCTGGGGATCGATGCCGATCTTCGACAGCAATGGCAACTTCAACAAGGTTTCTCGTTCTTTCAACCCAGGCACCAACTGGAGTGGCTGGGAACAATACACCCGCACCGTATTCGCCACGCTGGAGCACAACTTTGCCAATGGCTGGCTGGCCAAGATGCAGCTCAACCACCAGATCAATGGCTATGACGCGACCCTGGGGTCTGCCAGTGCGGGTAATCCCAACCCGGCGGACGGTTCTGGTGCTCGTCAGTGGCAGGGCAAGTACGTCGGCGAGACGAAAGCGGATGCGGCCGATGGCTACGTGAGCGGCTCGTACCAGTTGTTCGGCCGCGAGCATGAGCTGGTCGTGGGAGGCAGCATTGCGCGCCGCAAGACGGATCGTGATGGCTATGCCTTCTTCGGCCCGGACGTCGATGACTTCTACAGCTGGAATGGCAATGTCCCCGAGCCGGATTGGGGAGCGCCGACCAACGACAAGGAGACGATTCGTGAGAACGGCCTCTACACCACCTCGCGTTTCAATCTGCAGGATGACCTGAAGCTTATCCTCGGTGCGCGCCTGGCCAATTACCGGGGGGAAGACACCAAGAAGAGCGGTGTCGTCGTGCCGTACGCAGGGCTGATCTATGACCTCACGGACACTATCTCGGCCTACACCAGCTACACCACCATCTTCAAACCGCAGAGCAGCCGCGACCGGCAGGGCAGAACCCTCGAGCCGCAAGAAGGTGACAACTACGAGATCGGCCTGAAGGGCGAGTTCTACGACGGCCGTCTGAATGCCAGCCTGGCCTACTTCGAAATCCACCAGGACAACCGTCCTCAGGCCGATGGGTTCATCAACGGCACGGCAGAGCAGGCTTTCCGCGCCGTGCAGGGGGTGAAGACCAAGGGCTACGAGGCCGAAGTCTCGGGTGAACTGACACCGGGTTGGCAGCTGCAGGCCGGGTACTCGCACAAGATCGCTCGCGTCGACGGCAGGAAGCTCTCCACGGTAGAGCCAGAAGACCAGTTCAGCGTTTACACCACCTACAACCTCAAGGGGCAACTCGAGCCATTGACCGTTGGCGGCGGTGCGCGCTGGCAGAGCAGAAGCTGGGGCTCGGTGTGGAATGCACCGCGTGCTCGCAATGAGGACTTCGGCCAGAGTGCCTACTGGCTGCTGGACGTGATGGCCAAGTATCAGGTAACCGATAACCTGTCCGCGACCCTGAACGTCAACAACCTGCTGGACAAGAAGTACCTGACCATCATGGACTTCTACAGCGTTTACTCCTGGGGCGAGCCGCGTAACGTCATGCTGACCACGCGCTACGACTTCTGA
- a CDS encoding glycerophosphodiester phosphodiesterase, with product MPLRQPRLLLLSALLTLPFTAHAETPAAPAAKRADDGKPLIIAHRGASGYLPEHTLAAYAVAVLQGADYVEPDLVMSKDGQLFARHDNELGLTTDVARHPEFADRKRKANIDGVELDGWFSEDFTAAELKRLRAIERIPDIRPGNTRLDGQFEIPTLQEVIDLVKALQVSQGREIGLYIETKHPAHFQQLGLGMDKPLIETLARNGYRDAAAPVYVQSFEVSNLKALRQLSSLRLVQLYGKGQPHDQVVQGNPLTYAQMATPAGLRAVAEYANGVGPDKSYVIPRKPDGSLGEPTRFVADAHAAGLLVHPYTFRAENQFLPAELQRGSSPADRGDIDAEVRAFLATGIDGLFIDQPDIAVRLRQQQVR from the coding sequence ATGCCCCTACGCCAGCCCCGTCTGCTACTGCTCAGCGCCCTGCTCACCCTGCCCTTCACGGCGCACGCAGAAACCCCGGCAGCGCCCGCCGCCAAGCGTGCCGACGACGGCAAACCGCTGATCATCGCGCACCGCGGCGCCAGCGGTTACCTGCCCGAACATACCCTCGCTGCCTATGCGGTCGCCGTGCTGCAAGGTGCTGACTACGTCGAACCGGATCTGGTGATGAGCAAGGACGGCCAACTGTTCGCCCGCCACGACAACGAGCTGGGCCTGACTACCGACGTCGCCAGGCACCCCGAGTTCGCCGACCGCAAACGCAAGGCCAACATCGATGGCGTCGAGCTCGACGGTTGGTTCAGCGAAGACTTCACCGCGGCCGAACTCAAGCGCCTGCGTGCCATCGAGCGGATCCCCGATATCCGCCCGGGCAATACCCGCCTCGATGGCCAGTTCGAGATCCCCACCCTGCAGGAAGTCATCGACCTGGTAAAAGCGCTGCAGGTCAGCCAGGGCCGTGAGATCGGCCTGTACATCGAGACCAAGCATCCCGCGCATTTCCAACAGCTGGGCCTGGGCATGGACAAGCCGCTGATCGAGACCCTCGCTCGCAATGGCTATCGCGACGCCGCAGCGCCGGTGTACGTCCAGTCCTTCGAGGTGAGCAACCTGAAAGCACTGCGTCAGTTGAGCTCGCTGCGCCTGGTGCAGCTGTACGGCAAGGGCCAGCCCCATGATCAGGTCGTGCAGGGCAATCCGCTGACCTACGCGCAGATGGCCACGCCAGCCGGGCTGCGGGCAGTCGCCGAATACGCCAATGGCGTGGGCCCGGACAAGAGCTACGTCATCCCGCGCAAGCCGGACGGCAGCCTGGGCGAACCGACGCGATTCGTCGCCGATGCCCATGCTGCGGGGCTGTTGGTCCACCCCTATACCTTCCGCGCCGAGAACCAGTTTCTGCCCGCGGAGCTGCAACGGGGTAGCAGCCCCGCAGACCGCGGCGATATCGACGCGGAGGTCCGTGCCTTCCTGGCCACCGGCATAGACGGCCTGTTCATCGACCAGCCCGATATCGCCGTGCGACTGCGCCAGCAACAGGTCCGTTAA
- a CDS encoding dihydrofolate reductase → MLAAMTTRLPLCLIAALAENRVIGRDNQLPWHLPADLKHFKAKTLGKPIIMGRKTWDSLGRPLPGRLNLVVSRQSGLELEGAEVFATVAAAHLRAEAWAREQGVDEVMLIGGAQLYEQALTIADRLYLTRVALQPEGDAWFPAFDEAQWQRTEQDDQPATDTAPAHSYETWTRR, encoded by the coding sequence ATGCTCGCCGCCATGACGACTCGACTCCCCCTCTGCCTGATCGCCGCCCTTGCGGAAAACCGCGTGATCGGCCGCGACAACCAATTGCCCTGGCACCTGCCGGCGGATCTCAAGCACTTCAAGGCCAAGACCCTCGGCAAGCCGATCATCATGGGTCGCAAGACCTGGGATTCTCTCGGCCGTCCGCTACCTGGGCGGCTCAATCTGGTGGTCAGCCGCCAGTCCGGCCTCGAGCTGGAAGGTGCCGAGGTGTTCGCGACCGTCGCGGCCGCTCATCTGCGGGCCGAGGCCTGGGCTCGCGAGCAGGGCGTCGACGAAGTGATGCTGATCGGCGGCGCTCAGCTGTACGAGCAGGCGCTGACCATTGCCGACCGCCTGTACCTGACCCGCGTGGCGTTGCAGCCCGAGGGCGACGCCTGGTTCCCGGCGTTCGACGAGGCGCAGTGGCAGCGCACCGAGCAGGACGATCAGCCGGCTACCGATACCGCGCCCGCGCACAGTTACGAGACCTGGACTCGCCGGTAG
- a CDS encoding YitT family protein, whose amino-acid sequence MNDTPDAGERETIADFFVRHPLWEDALALILGTAMVALGITLYSHAGLLTGGTVGLAFLIKYLAGWPFGVVFFLLNVPFYVLAIWRMGWAFTLRTVCAVGLVSLLAELTPHWITFAALNELYAALFGGFAMGLGLLMLFRHRASLGGVNILALYLQERFGLRAGAVQMGVDAAIVLASIFVVAPEKVALSVLGAVALNMVLAINHRAGRYMGVS is encoded by the coding sequence ATGAACGACACCCCGGACGCTGGCGAGCGAGAGACGATTGCCGACTTCTTCGTCCGTCATCCACTCTGGGAAGATGCGCTGGCGCTGATCCTCGGCACCGCCATGGTCGCTCTGGGCATCACCCTCTACAGTCACGCAGGCCTGTTGACCGGCGGCACGGTGGGGCTGGCCTTTCTAATCAAGTACCTGGCTGGTTGGCCGTTCGGCGTGGTGTTCTTTCTGCTCAACGTGCCATTTTACGTACTGGCGATCTGGCGCATGGGCTGGGCATTCACTCTGCGTACGGTCTGCGCGGTCGGCCTTGTGTCGCTGCTGGCCGAGCTGACGCCGCACTGGATCACTTTCGCTGCGCTCAACGAGCTGTACGCTGCGCTGTTCGGTGGTTTCGCCATGGGTCTGGGTTTGCTGATGCTGTTCCGTCACCGTGCCAGCCTGGGCGGTGTGAACATCCTCGCGCTGTATCTGCAGGAGCGCTTCGGGTTGCGCGCCGGTGCCGTGCAGATGGGGGTGGACGCCGCCATCGTGCTGGCGTCGATCTTCGTCGTGGCCCCTGAGAAGGTCGCGCTGTCGGTTCTCGGTGCCGTGGCATTGAACATGGTGCTGGCCATCAATCACCGCGCCGGCCGTTACATGGGCGTGAGCTGA